GCGGGAGGCGCTGTGGCCCGTCGGGCGGCCCCGCGGAGCCGCCATAGCCTCCCGCCTCCCGCGACCCAACGTCTCCGCCGCCGGCCTCGCGCCGCCGCCATGGCCGACGTGGAAGACGGCGAGGAACCCTGCGCCCTGTCCTCTCACTCCGGGAGCGCAGGCTCCAAGTCGGGAGGCGACAAAATGTTCTCTCTCAAGAAGTGGAACGCCGTGGCCATGTGGAGCTGGGACGTGGAGTGCGATACGTGCGCCATCTGTAGGGTCCAGGTGATGGGTAAGCGCTGCACGCGAGGCCCGGGCCGCGCGGCGGCCTCCGCGGG
This Phocoena sinus isolate mPhoSin1 chromosome 4, mPhoSin1.pri, whole genome shotgun sequence DNA region includes the following protein-coding sequences:
- the RNF7 gene encoding RING-box protein 2 isoform X1, coding for MADVEDGEEPCALSSHSGSAGSKSGGDKMFSLKKWNAVAMWSWDVECDTCAICRVQVMDACLRCQAENKQEDCVVVWGECNHSFHNCCMSLWVKQNNRCPLCQQDWVVQRIGK
- the RNF7 gene encoding RING-box protein 2 isoform X2 encodes the protein MADVEDGEEPCALSSHSGSAGSKSGGDKMFSLKKWNAVAMWSWDVECDTCAICRVQMPVLDVKLKTNKRIVLSSGENVIILSITAACPCG